A single window of Fretibacterium sp. OH1220_COT-178 DNA harbors:
- a CDS encoding aspartate carbamoyltransferase catalytic subunit translates to MLRSKDLLGLRNTGADEIREILDTAKVMKQVITSNNKKTPHLQGKSVITVFYENSTRTRLSFELACKYLSGTASGMTASASSVAKGETLVDTARTLDVMGTDVMILRHPMTGAPHLMAKHVRASVINAGDGTNEHPTQALLDMFSMEERFGSLEGLRVAIVGDVTHSRVARSNIYGLGKMGARVVVAGPATLMPVEIESLGCEATCRVDDAVKGADVVMGLRIQLERQKKGLFPSVREYHKFFGLTEERIALARKDALVMHPGPINRGVEIASDVADGPQSIIDGQVTNGVAVRMALLYLLTRFRAEEARA, encoded by the coding sequence ATGCTGCGTTCCAAGGATCTTTTGGGCCTGCGCAACACCGGTGCCGACGAAATTCGCGAGATTCTGGACACCGCCAAGGTGATGAAGCAGGTCATCACCTCCAACAACAAGAAGACCCCGCACCTTCAGGGCAAATCGGTCATCACCGTCTTCTACGAGAACAGCACGCGCACGCGCCTGTCCTTCGAGCTGGCCTGCAAGTACCTGTCGGGCACGGCCTCGGGGATGACCGCCTCGGCCTCCAGCGTGGCCAAGGGCGAGACGCTCGTCGACACGGCGCGGACGCTCGACGTCATGGGGACCGACGTCATGATCCTGCGGCACCCCATGACGGGCGCGCCGCACCTGATGGCCAAGCACGTCAGGGCCTCCGTCATCAACGCCGGGGACGGGACGAACGAGCACCCCACCCAGGCCCTGCTGGACATGTTCTCGATGGAGGAGCGGTTCGGGTCGCTCGAGGGCCTTCGGGTCGCCATCGTGGGTGACGTCACCCACAGCCGCGTGGCGCGCTCAAACATCTACGGGCTCGGCAAGATGGGGGCCAGGGTTGTGGTTGCGGGGCCGGCCACCCTGATGCCGGTGGAGATCGAGTCCCTGGGCTGCGAGGCCACCTGCCGCGTGGACGACGCCGTCAAGGGCGCGGACGTGGTGATGGGGCTGCGCATCCAGCTGGAGCGGCAGAAGAAGGGGCTCTTCCCCTCGGTCCGCGAGTACCACAAGTTCTTCGGCCTGACGGAGGAACGCATCGCCCTGGCGCGCAAGGACGCGCTGGTCATGCACCCCGGCCCCATCAACCGGGGCGTCGAGATCGCGTCGGACGTCGCGGACGGGCCGCAGTCGATCATCGACGGGCAGGTCACCAACGGGGTTGCGGTGCGGATGGCGCTGCTGTATCTGCTGACGCGCTTCCGGGCCGAGGAGGCCAGGGCATGA
- the pyrR gene encoding bifunctional pyr operon transcriptional regulator/uracil phosphoribosyltransferase PyrR has translation MREKARIMDARAMDRAIQRIGYEVIERNKGTENVVLIGIQRRGVPLSRRIAEHIGRVENAAVPVGCLDITFYRDDLSLLAEHPVLNGTDIPFGITDRDVVLVDDVLFTGRTARAAMDAIVEVGRARTIQLAVLIDRGHRELPIRADYVGKNVPTSRSEMVSVRLAPFDDEEAVVLMDMNEDGAAPLREGGN, from the coding sequence ATGAGGGAGAAAGCGCGTATCATGGACGCCCGGGCGATGGACCGAGCGATCCAGCGCATCGGGTACGAGGTCATCGAGCGGAACAAGGGGACGGAGAACGTCGTCCTGATCGGCATTCAGCGTCGGGGGGTCCCCCTGTCGCGGCGGATCGCCGAGCACATCGGCCGGGTGGAGAACGCCGCCGTTCCCGTGGGGTGCCTGGACATCACCTTCTACCGGGACGATCTGTCGCTGCTGGCGGAGCATCCGGTCCTGAACGGGACGGACATTCCCTTCGGCATCACGGACAGGGACGTCGTGCTGGTGGACGACGTGCTGTTCACCGGGCGCACCGCGCGCGCGGCTATGGACGCGATCGTCGAGGTGGGGCGCGCCCGGACGATCCAGCTGGCCGTGCTGATCGACCGCGGGCACCGGGAGCTGCCCATCCGGGCCGACTACGTGGGCAAGAACGTCCCCACCTCGCGGAGCGAGATGGTCTCCGTGCGCCTGGCCCCCTTCGACGACGAGGAGGCGGTCGTCCTGATGGACATGAACGAGGACGGGGCCGCGCCCCTTCGCGAGGGAGGAAACTGA
- a CDS encoding right-handed parallel beta-helix repeat-containing protein, which produces MSRQFWKRGLRALAALVLAAMFFVPVGAEAMQYHVTQAGAGMKNGDGWGNALGEAEFIGALQASRAGDVFWVAEGSYRPSTTGDVGAFFVLKDGVKFYGGFDGTETQLSQRDWKTHVTVLTGDLGGGSHSKRSVVRAEGCSPSTVLDGFSIDEGQSDSDVSGGGMIISGGAPTLENCTFRNNKAKNGAGLYVRNASPSVATCEFLSNTSYGLPSDTFRGGGLCIEGGNPVVTNCLFQGNTLNGDKSYGGGLCSLGGSPVIVGCTFIGNQVVGINDVPKGGGLYVEDGDPIVANCTFKDNRTEGGHGGGASFAGSGRPIAVNCTFNGNSTQGASDKAGGIDAVPGTQVANCILWGNGDKELSDSVTPRHCVIQNWTGGGTGNTANDPKLAAGLADNGGPTQTLKIEVGSSAKDAGTLEGLSERVKFLIRIDQRGHKRDATPDIGAYEADSSGLPTRHFISVQPGQGGSVRPVPPAQLGSYGGVEVDPSGSVSFTISANTGYVIRDVTVDGTSVGAVSTYTFSNVTEDHALTAAFQHVASPGPNPPAPGPNLPQPPASPDVPPVSPDIPPASSDVTPAPDIPTSPRAWTVTLVETESRDILRSVLTVPFRSPRRIEAVSADVRGFEPGSTRTELVLKAKPAAAALGATTVNAWSYLLRVTGSVPRAALKDAAVTALRYRFESETKVRTLSFPNGGISISDMAPGKDDSPKSGKSGGGCSAGWGGMALLALATLGIRRRQ; this is translated from the coding sequence ATGTCAAGGCAATTCTGGAAAAGGGGCCTTCGGGCACTCGCCGCTCTGGTGCTGGCGGCGATGTTTTTCGTGCCCGTCGGCGCGGAGGCGATGCAGTATCATGTGACGCAGGCAGGCGCAGGGATGAAGAACGGTGACGGCTGGGGCAACGCCCTCGGCGAGGCGGAGTTTATCGGGGCACTTCAGGCCTCCCGAGCCGGCGACGTCTTCTGGGTGGCCGAGGGTTCGTACCGGCCCTCCACGACGGGCGACGTAGGCGCTTTCTTCGTCTTGAAGGACGGCGTGAAGTTCTACGGCGGATTTGACGGAACGGAGACGCAACTGTCCCAGCGAGACTGGAAGACCCACGTCACCGTCCTGACCGGCGATTTGGGAGGCGGAAGTCACAGCAAGCGTTCCGTCGTGCGGGCCGAAGGCTGCAGCCCATCCACGGTTCTGGATGGCTTCTCCATCGACGAGGGGCAGTCCGACTCAGATGTGAGCGGCGGAGGGATGATCATCTCGGGCGGAGCTCCGACCCTGGAGAATTGCACGTTCAGGAACAACAAGGCCAAAAATGGGGCGGGGCTGTATGTCCGCAACGCCAGCCCGTCCGTGGCGACCTGTGAGTTTCTGTCCAATACAAGTTACGGTCTCCCCTCGGACACATTCCGTGGCGGAGGGCTCTGCATTGAAGGCGGCAATCCGGTAGTGACAAACTGCCTTTTCCAAGGAAACACACTCAACGGCGACAAGAGCTACGGCGGCGGCCTCTGCAGCCTCGGCGGCAGCCCCGTGATCGTCGGCTGCACGTTTATCGGCAATCAGGTGGTCGGAATAAACGATGTCCCCAAGGGAGGCGGATTGTACGTTGAAGACGGCGACCCCATCGTGGCCAACTGCACGTTCAAGGACAACAGGACCGAAGGAGGCCATGGCGGGGGGGCAAGTTTCGCGGGCAGCGGCCGTCCCATTGCAGTCAACTGCACCTTCAATGGCAACAGCACACAGGGTGCCTCCGACAAGGCCGGAGGTATCGATGCCGTACCCGGAACGCAGGTCGCCAACTGCATCCTTTGGGGTAACGGCGACAAAGAGCTCTCCGACTCCGTTACCCCACGACACTGCGTCATCCAGAACTGGACGGGCGGCGGAACGGGCAACACCGCCAACGATCCCAAGCTGGCCGCCGGCCTCGCCGACAACGGCGGGCCGACCCAGACCCTCAAGATCGAGGTCGGCAGCTCCGCCAAGGACGCGGGGACTCTGGAGGGGCTGAGCGAAAGGGTCAAATTCCTGATCCGTATCGACCAGAGGGGGCATAAGCGCGACGCAACCCCGGACATCGGGGCCTACGAGGCAGACAGCTCCGGCCTTCCGACCCGGCACTTCATCTCCGTGCAGCCCGGCCAGGGCGGCTCCGTGCGTCCCGTACCTCCGGCCCAGCTCGGATCCTACGGCGGCGTGGAGGTGGACCCCAGCGGCAGCGTGAGCTTTACGATATCCGCCAACACGGGCTACGTCATAAGAGACGTGACGGTGGACGGCACGTCGGTGGGCGCCGTTTCCACCTACACCTTCAGCAACGTTACGGAAGACCACGCTCTGACAGCGGCGTTCCAGCACGTCGCATCTCCCGGTCCCAATCCTCCGGCCCCGGGACCCAACCTTCCGCAGCCGCCCGCATCCCCAGATGTCCCGCCGGTTTCCCCGGACATCCCTCCGGCATCGTCCGACGTGACGCCGGCTCCGGACATCCCCACCTCCCCGAGGGCCTGGACGGTGACGCTTGTTGAAACGGAGAGCCGGGACATCCTGCGGTCGGTCTTGACCGTCCCGTTCCGGTCGCCCCGGCGCATCGAAGCCGTCAGTGCAGACGTTCGTGGCTTCGAGCCTGGGTCCACGAGGACGGAGCTCGTTCTGAAGGCGAAGCCGGCCGCGGCCGCCTTGGGCGCGACGACGGTCAACGCCTGGTCTTATCTGTTGCGCGTGACGGGCAGCGTACCCCGAGCCGCCCTGAAGGACGCGGCGGTGACGGCGCTCCGCTATCGCTTCGAGAGCGAGACGAAAGTACGTACCCTTTCCTTCCCGAACGGCGGCATTTCCATAAGCGATATGGCTCCCGGGAAGGACGACAGCCCCAAATCCGGCAAGAGCGGCGGCGGATGCAGTGCGGGCTGGGGCGGCATGGCCCTGCTGGCGCTCGCGACTCTGGGCATCCGGCGCAGGCAGTAG
- a CDS encoding ABC transporter ATP-binding protein: MSRTETRTAPSLLRVERLCRHFRLPGGRTLRAVDDVSFTVARGETLGIVGESGCGKSTLGRTILGLHSATSGRVLFDGLDVHAARGAERLRFKRRAQIVLQNPYASLNPRMTVGDIVAEGLDAHRLYRDEREREERVCRLLERMGLRPEFRSRYPHEFSGGQCQRIGIARALAVEPEFLVCDEPISALDVSIQAQIVNLLVELRKDLGLTSLFIAHDLAVVRHISDRVGVLYLGALVELAATTPLYERPLHPYTRALLSSIPDVDPDNPMSARRVRLSGEVGSPIGLQGGCRFAPRCPLADEHCRQFRPELTEVSPGHFVACHRVRRD, encoded by the coding sequence GTGAGCCGGACGGAAACGCGGACGGCCCCGTCCTTGCTGCGCGTAGAGCGGCTCTGCCGGCATTTCCGGCTCCCCGGGGGGCGCACCCTGAGGGCCGTGGACGACGTCAGCTTTACGGTCGCCCGAGGGGAGACCCTGGGGATCGTGGGGGAGTCCGGGTGCGGCAAGAGCACGCTGGGGCGGACGATCCTGGGGCTCCATTCCGCGACGTCCGGGCGGGTGCTCTTCGACGGGCTCGACGTCCACGCCGCCAGGGGCGCGGAGCGTCTCCGTTTCAAGAGGCGGGCGCAGATCGTGCTGCAGAATCCCTACGCCTCCCTGAACCCGCGGATGACCGTTGGCGACATCGTGGCCGAGGGGCTGGACGCCCACCGCCTGTACAGGGACGAGCGGGAGCGCGAGGAGCGGGTCTGCCGCCTTCTGGAGCGGATGGGCCTGAGGCCGGAGTTCCGCTCCCGCTACCCGCACGAGTTCTCCGGAGGGCAGTGCCAGCGGATCGGGATCGCGCGGGCGCTGGCCGTGGAGCCGGAGTTTCTGGTCTGCGACGAGCCCATCTCGGCCCTGGACGTCTCGATCCAGGCGCAGATCGTCAACCTTCTGGTGGAGCTGCGGAAGGACCTGGGGCTGACCTCGCTCTTCATCGCGCACGACCTGGCCGTGGTGCGCCACATCTCCGATCGAGTGGGCGTCCTGTACCTGGGGGCCCTGGTGGAGCTGGCCGCCACGACTCCCCTCTACGAGAGGCCGCTCCACCCCTACACGCGGGCGCTTCTGTCGTCGATCCCGGACGTGGATCCGGACAACCCCATGAGCGCGCGGAGGGTGCGCCTGAGCGGGGAGGTGGGCAGCCCCATCGGCCTTCAGGGCGGCTGCCGCTTCGCCCCGCGCTGTCCGCTGGCCGACGAGCACTGCCGCCAGTTCCGCCCCGAGCTGACGGAGGTGTCACCCGGTCATTTCGTGGCGTGCCATCGCGTCCGGAGAGACTGA
- a CDS encoding ABC transporter ATP-binding protein, with the protein MDEKILEVRDLNVFLNTRDGRLHAVRDVSFGLGAGETLVTVGESGCGKSMTARALMRLLPEETAEISAGSRILFRGEDLLGRTEREMQRVRGRNLAMIFQDPSTCLDPTLTIGEQVEETLLLHTRLKARERRLRVLEMLHTVGISSPETRMRQYPHELSGGMRQRVMIASALIGTPRVLIADEPTTALDVTTQADILDLIRELQRRFELSVLLVTHDLGVASEVGDRIQVMYAGRIVETAPKRELLLRPAHPYTWALLRSVPCPGGSGRPNLYSLSGTPPDLIEAPDAPPACPFAPRCDTCMEICTRAAPPEFSVSGEHRVRCWLRHPLAPHVAVPEGIMCPKRDARKEGAA; encoded by the coding sequence GTGGACGAAAAAATCCTCGAGGTCCGGGACCTGAACGTCTTTCTGAACACCCGGGACGGGCGCCTCCATGCCGTCCGGGACGTCTCCTTCGGACTGGGTGCCGGAGAGACGCTCGTGACGGTCGGGGAGTCCGGCTGCGGGAAGTCCATGACGGCCCGGGCCCTGATGCGCCTGCTTCCGGAGGAGACGGCCGAGATCTCCGCGGGCTCGAGAATTCTGTTTCGGGGCGAGGACCTCCTGGGGAGGACGGAGCGGGAGATGCAGCGCGTCCGGGGCCGGAACCTGGCGATGATCTTCCAGGACCCCTCGACCTGTCTGGACCCGACCCTGACGATCGGGGAACAGGTGGAGGAGACCCTGCTGCTCCACACGCGGCTGAAGGCCCGCGAGCGGCGCCTTCGGGTGCTCGAGATGCTCCACACCGTGGGGATATCCAGCCCGGAGACGCGGATGAGGCAGTACCCGCACGAGCTCTCCGGGGGGATGCGCCAGCGCGTCATGATCGCGTCGGCCCTGATCGGGACGCCCCGCGTCCTGATCGCGGACGAGCCCACGACGGCCCTCGATGTCACCACCCAGGCCGACATCCTGGACCTGATCCGGGAGCTGCAGCGGCGCTTCGAGCTCTCGGTGCTGCTGGTGACGCACGACCTGGGCGTCGCGTCGGAGGTGGGGGACCGCATTCAGGTGATGTACGCGGGACGGATCGTCGAGACCGCCCCCAAGCGGGAGCTGCTCCTCAGGCCCGCCCATCCCTACACCTGGGCGCTCCTGCGCTCGGTGCCCTGTCCGGGGGGATCGGGCCGTCCGAACCTCTACTCCCTCTCCGGGACGCCTCCCGACCTGATCGAGGCCCCGGACGCCCCGCCCGCCTGTCCCTTCGCTCCGCGCTGCGACACCTGCATGGAGATCTGTACTCGGGCCGCGCCGCCGGAGTTTTCGGTGTCCGGGGAGCACCGGGTGCGCTGCTGGCTGCGCCATCCCCTGGCGCCGCACGTCGCGGTGCCGGAGGGGATAATGTGCCCCAAAAGGGACGCACGGAAGGAGGGAGCGGCGTGA
- a CDS encoding ABC transporter permease has product MNVMRSAPEAAREGDPSRPAGTVGTAESLSPEDFRFAPRPDEAAFAFRPSVSYWQDAWRRLRRNRAALVSAVLLALIVALCVAGPALTPYGHEELNMAEKNQGPSRAHWFGTDRMGRDLFTRVGVGGRVSLIVAVAGALIDILLGLLYGGVAAGFGGSVDNLMMRVADVLSSIPYLVLAVLVSLILGRGMASLLIAMTLTGWCNMAYLVRGQILQIKEQEFVLAARALGTSTWKILWKHLIPNIMGVMIVAVTFDIPLFIFGEAFLSYIGLGIQPPMTSWGALASGAQQQMLFHPWQLFFPTLFISLTMLSFQMLGDGLRDALDPRTRD; this is encoded by the coding sequence ATGAATGTGATGCGCTCCGCCCCGGAAGCGGCGAGGGAGGGCGATCCGTCCCGCCCCGCGGGAACGGTCGGGACGGCCGAGTCCCTGAGCCCGGAGGATTTTCGGTTCGCCCCTCGGCCCGACGAGGCCGCCTTCGCCTTTAGGCCGTCCGTGAGCTACTGGCAGGACGCCTGGCGCCGCCTGAGGCGGAACCGGGCGGCCCTCGTGTCCGCGGTGCTGTTGGCGCTCATCGTGGCGCTCTGCGTCGCGGGCCCGGCGCTGACGCCCTACGGACACGAGGAGCTGAACATGGCCGAGAAGAATCAGGGTCCGTCCCGGGCCCACTGGTTCGGGACGGACAGGATGGGGCGCGACCTCTTCACCCGGGTTGGGGTGGGGGGCCGGGTGTCCCTGATCGTGGCCGTCGCCGGCGCGCTGATCGACATCCTGCTGGGGCTCCTCTACGGCGGGGTCGCCGCGGGCTTCGGCGGCTCCGTCGACAACCTGATGATGCGCGTGGCGGACGTGCTCTCCAGCATCCCCTACCTGGTCCTGGCGGTCCTGGTGTCGCTTATCCTGGGGCGCGGGATGGCGAGCCTGCTGATCGCGATGACCCTCACGGGCTGGTGCAACATGGCCTACCTGGTCCGGGGCCAGATCCTCCAGATCAAGGAGCAGGAGTTCGTCCTGGCGGCCCGGGCGCTGGGGACCTCGACGTGGAAAATTCTGTGGAAGCACCTGATCCCCAACATCATGGGCGTGATGATCGTGGCGGTCACCTTCGACATCCCGCTCTTCATCTTCGGTGAGGCCTTCCTGTCCTACATCGGGCTGGGCATCCAGCCGCCCATGACCAGCTGGGGCGCGCTGGCGTCGGGCGCGCAGCAGCAGATGCTCTTCCATCCCTGGCAGCTGTTCTTCCCCACGCTCTTCATCAGCCTGACCATGCTCTCCTTCCAGATGCTGGGCGACGGGCTTCGCGACGCGCTGGACCCCCGAACGAGGGACTGA
- a CDS encoding ABC transporter permease, protein MSRFVLKRLVYALVALFVASSATFFIIHSVPGNPIEAMTEKLPEALRRQTFERYGFDRPLLEQYGLFWKRLLTEGDLGESLRYRGRSVGDILARYAPVSGVLGLTSILWGAGLGIALGVVAALHRGKGLDYAVMLLAILGVSIPNFVLASLFQYFLAVRLGWFPVTGWGSVAHVVLPALALSFYSTAQYARFMRASCLDVLSQDYILAARAKGMSRFRLVRRHVLRNALLPIVTLLGPQIALMFGGAFVVERLFSVPGLGFYFVSSVGDRDYTLIMGQTVFLSAVYILSMLAVDVLYGLLDPRIRFARDGGGAA, encoded by the coding sequence ATGTCGCGCTTCGTTCTCAAAAGGCTGGTCTATGCGCTCGTCGCCCTGTTCGTGGCGTCGAGCGCGACCTTCTTCATCATCCACTCCGTGCCGGGCAACCCCATCGAGGCCATGACGGAGAAGCTACCCGAGGCCCTGCGCCGGCAGACCTTCGAGCGCTACGGTTTTGACAGGCCCCTGCTGGAGCAGTACGGGCTCTTCTGGAAGCGGTTGCTGACGGAGGGGGACCTGGGAGAGTCGCTGCGCTACCGGGGACGGAGCGTCGGGGACATTCTCGCCCGCTACGCCCCCGTCTCGGGGGTGCTGGGGCTGACGTCCATCCTCTGGGGGGCTGGCCTCGGGATCGCGCTGGGCGTCGTGGCGGCGCTCCATCGCGGGAAGGGGCTGGACTACGCGGTCATGCTCCTGGCGATCCTCGGCGTGTCGATCCCCAACTTCGTGCTGGCCTCGCTGTTCCAGTATTTCCTGGCCGTGCGGCTGGGCTGGTTTCCCGTCACGGGCTGGGGGAGCGTCGCGCACGTCGTGCTTCCCGCCCTGGCCCTGTCCTTCTACTCCACGGCGCAGTACGCCCGCTTCATGCGCGCCAGCTGCCTGGACGTCCTGAGCCAGGACTACATCCTGGCCGCGCGGGCCAAGGGGATGAGCCGCTTTCGCCTGGTCCGGCGCCACGTGCTGCGCAACGCCCTTCTGCCCATCGTGACCCTGCTGGGGCCCCAGATCGCCCTGATGTTCGGCGGGGCCTTCGTGGTGGAGCGCCTGTTCTCCGTGCCCGGGCTGGGATTTTACTTCGTCTCCTCGGTCGGGGACCGGGACTACACCCTGATCATGGGCCAGACGGTCTTCCTTTCGGCGGTCTACATTCTGTCGATGCTGGCCGTGGACGTTCTTTACGGTCTCCTCGATCCCAGAATCCGCTTCGCCCGCGACGGCGGAGGTGCGGCATGA
- a CDS encoding peptide ABC transporter substrate-binding protein produces the protein MTGRWRVSLLSFCLIVSMAFAGAALAGDASRELRVPIDGEPDSFNLARVSDYYSALVGSQVIEGLTAVVVRDGREVVAPACAESWETSEDGLTWTFRLREMKWADGEPLRAADFVYGISRVLDPATASPISGKIRFIRNAGDVLLGKKPLSEAGVEAPDDRTLVIRLEHPVPYLLQSAAGTAMFPARRDVVEKHGDAYGTDADKIVGCGPFNLEEWVHNSSLTFVKNPLYWDAESVKLDRLVMKIVAEEAAKIGDFENGGLDITSVYSVEWAKKLDEKPLRKGGYVKEVVYMPETKYVFFNQQVPPFSNRKVRQAFSLALDREEIHRDFTQGLEPAAWGWLPPAMGLDGENFRKLAGEPVKAMAEAHPDPRALLSEGLEELGMSGAPEELKVTLMCYNATRDFAEYLQQAYKTRLGVTLELDPVEWPVFQERNRNLDYQMGYKSYYADFNDPSAMMDLWITGTRTIPTGWSNGTYDALVREAGQSADKALRAKNYAEAERLLLDEGTIAPYAYSTGFNYLHPYVKGFEAPLFTAMLYKTVSIEK, from the coding sequence ATGACTGGAAGATGGAGAGTTTCTCTGTTGTCGTTTTGCCTGATCGTTTCGATGGCGTTTGCCGGAGCGGCCCTTGCCGGGGATGCGTCCCGCGAGCTCCGCGTGCCCATCGACGGGGAGCCGGACTCCTTCAACCTGGCCCGGGTCTCCGACTACTACTCCGCGCTGGTGGGCTCCCAGGTCATCGAGGGGCTGACCGCCGTCGTCGTCCGCGACGGCCGCGAGGTCGTCGCCCCCGCCTGTGCGGAGTCCTGGGAGACCAGCGAGGACGGCCTGACCTGGACGTTCCGCCTGAGGGAGATGAAGTGGGCCGACGGCGAGCCGTTGCGGGCCGCGGACTTCGTCTACGGCATCTCCCGCGTGCTGGACCCCGCGACCGCGTCCCCCATCTCGGGCAAGATCCGCTTCATCCGAAACGCGGGCGACGTCCTGCTGGGGAAGAAGCCCCTCTCCGAGGCCGGGGTCGAGGCCCCCGACGACCGGACGCTCGTGATCCGCCTGGAGCACCCGGTCCCGTATCTGCTCCAGAGCGCGGCGGGCACGGCTATGTTCCCCGCGCGGCGCGACGTCGTGGAGAAGCACGGGGACGCCTACGGGACGGACGCGGACAAGATCGTGGGCTGCGGGCCCTTCAACCTCGAGGAGTGGGTTCACAACAGCTCCCTGACCTTCGTGAAGAACCCCCTGTACTGGGACGCGGAGAGCGTGAAGCTGGACCGGCTCGTGATGAAGATCGTCGCCGAGGAGGCGGCCAAGATCGGCGATTTCGAGAACGGAGGGCTGGACATCACCTCCGTCTACTCCGTGGAATGGGCGAAGAAGCTGGACGAGAAGCCCCTTCGGAAGGGGGGCTACGTCAAGGAGGTCGTCTACATGCCCGAGACCAAGTACGTCTTCTTCAACCAGCAGGTCCCGCCGTTCTCCAACAGGAAGGTGCGCCAGGCGTTCAGCCTCGCGCTCGACCGGGAGGAGATCCACAGGGACTTCACCCAGGGGCTGGAGCCGGCCGCCTGGGGCTGGCTGCCGCCGGCGATGGGTCTGGACGGCGAGAATTTCCGCAAGCTGGCCGGGGAGCCCGTCAAGGCGATGGCCGAGGCCCATCCCGACCCCAGGGCGCTCCTGTCCGAGGGGCTCGAGGAGCTGGGGATGAGCGGGGCCCCCGAGGAGCTGAAGGTCACCCTGATGTGCTACAACGCCACCCGGGACTTCGCGGAGTACCTCCAGCAGGCCTACAAGACGCGCCTGGGCGTCACCCTGGAGCTCGACCCCGTCGAGTGGCCCGTGTTCCAGGAGCGCAACCGCAACCTGGACTACCAGATGGGCTACAAATCCTACTACGCGGACTTCAACGACCCCTCGGCCATGATGGACCTGTGGATCACGGGCACCCGGACCATCCCCACGGGCTGGTCGAACGGGACGTACGACGCCCTGGTCCGGGAGGCGGGGCAAAGCGCCGACAAGGCCCTGCGGGCGAAGAACTACGCCGAGGCGGAGCGCCTCTTGCTGGACGAGGGCACCATCGCCCCCTACGCCTACTCCACCGGGTTCAACTACCTCCATCCCTACGTCAAGGGATTCGAAGCGCCCCTCTTCACCGCCATGCTCTACAAGACCGTCTCCATCGAAAAGTAG
- a CDS encoding acyl-CoA dehydratase activase: MEARDRGGAPARPLWTIGVDIGSVAVKAVLMRDGEWIDRRVAPTGWNPGEAGDEACAELLRRNALDPEGLGRTVATGYGRNAVKADGRVTEISCHAMGARYLFRDGDERCGVRTILDIGGQDSKAIALDRDGNVVNFLMNDKCAAGTGRFLQNMAMMLGCTLEDFSALPDIEPHAVSSMCTVFAESEVVGLLARGVDKRALSLGLLDSVASRAEGMLRRVGLHEPVAFTGGVSRSRNLVGLLERRLGCAVRVSPDSQFAGALGAALLAQKQARRGRSAPEAR; the protein is encoded by the coding sequence ATGGAGGCGAGGGATCGGGGGGGCGCGCCGGCGCGGCCCCTCTGGACGATCGGGGTCGACATCGGTTCGGTGGCCGTCAAGGCCGTTCTGATGCGCGACGGGGAATGGATCGACCGCCGCGTCGCCCCCACGGGATGGAACCCCGGCGAGGCGGGGGACGAGGCGTGTGCCGAGCTGCTCCGGCGGAACGCCCTTGATCCGGAGGGGCTCGGGCGGACGGTGGCCACCGGCTACGGGCGCAACGCGGTGAAGGCCGACGGCCGGGTGACGGAGATCTCCTGCCACGCCATGGGGGCCCGCTACCTGTTTCGGGACGGGGACGAGCGCTGCGGGGTGCGCACGATTCTGGACATCGGCGGTCAGGACAGCAAGGCCATCGCCCTGGACCGGGACGGGAACGTCGTCAACTTCCTGATGAACGACAAGTGCGCCGCGGGGACGGGGCGCTTCCTGCAGAACATGGCCATGATGCTGGGCTGCACGCTCGAGGACTTCAGCGCGCTGCCGGATATCGAGCCCCACGCCGTCTCCAGCATGTGTACGGTGTTCGCGGAGTCCGAGGTGGTGGGGCTCCTGGCCCGGGGGGTCGACAAGCGGGCCCTCTCGCTGGGGCTGCTGGACTCCGTCGCCTCCCGCGCGGAGGGGATGCTGCGGCGCGTGGGGCTGCACGAGCCCGTGGCCTTCACCGGAGGGGTGTCCAGGAGCCGGAATCTGGTCGGCCTCCTGGAGAGGCGGCTGGGCTGCGCCGTGCGGGTCAGCCCGGACTCGCAGTTCGCCGGGGCGCTGGGCGCGGCGCTTCTGGCGCAAAAGCAGGCGCGTCGGGGGCGATCGGCGCCCGAGGCGCGCTGA